Proteins encoded within one genomic window of Vanrija pseudolonga chromosome 3, complete sequence:
- the SPCC757.13_2 gene encoding putative transporter encodes MSAAIEKQELSALERASSTDAGLKRTVSTAKGAGLGADLVGDERIELTEEDDRRILRKTDKIILSVLCWVYFLQILDKSVLGLGNVWGLSADTGLSSKQYSQMAMMNAIAQLGWQPFSSYIIVKVPARYLLTFLCFAWGASQACMAAAHNFGGLVATRFLLGLFEAGCLPLFGVLTAQWYRRSEQPIRVAAWYSTNGLATIFAAFVSWALGHVKNDNIHAWQLLFIIVGAITVLTAPWIWWMIDSDIPSARFLTETEKAQAIERLRANQTGTGSNEFKWSHVWELFYDVKSWLWLAMALLLNIGASVTNVFGPTLIAGFGFDKYKTTLLNMPFGFLQFAVILLSSWMAQAFRIKGAVLAGFMAPVLIGCGLLYWQSTGAHKQSISLVGYYLLSALFGGNPLIVSWMMANTAGQTKKTSVISLYNAGSAAGNIIGPLLFSSGKPYYVSGLKAVLGIFCAMLVCIGLQVAALFFYNKVRQNQRVAAGKPKYIKDTSMESKYVAFGQEDEQHEGDGPRLGQNALLDMTDFKNDEFVYLY; translated from the exons ATGTCTGCTGCTATTGAGAAGCAGGAGCtcagcgcgctcgagcgcgcgtcgtccaCCGACGCCGGGCTCAAGCGCACCGTCAGCACCGCGAAGGGTGCcggtctcggcgccgacctcgtcggcgacgagcgtATCGAGCTGACTGAGGAGGAT GACCGCCGCATCCTCCGCAAGACCGACAAGATCATCCTCAGCGTCCTCTGCTGGGTCTACTTCCTGCAGATCCTCGACAAGTcggtcctcggcctcggcaacgtGTGGGGCCTGTCCGCCGACACTGGCCTCTCAAGCAAGCAGTACTCGCAGATGGCCATGATGAACGCcatcgcgcagctcgggTGGCAGCCGTTCAGCTCCTACATCATCGTCAAGGTGCCCGCTCGCTACCTCCTCACCTTCCTCTGTTTCGCCTGGGGCGCCTCGCAGGCGTgcatggccgccgcgcacaaCTTTGGTGGGCTCGTCGCTACGCGTTTCCTGCTCGGCCTGTTCGAGGCAGGCTGTCTGCCGCTGTTCGGCGTCCTCACCGCCCAGTGGTACCGCCGATCCGAGCAGCCGATCCGTGTGGCGGCTTGGTACTCGACCAACGGTCTCGCCACAATTTTCGCCGCGTTCGTCTCGTGGGCCCTCGGACACGTCAAGAACGACAACATCCACGCATGGCAGCTCCTGTTCATCATCGTCGGCGCGATCACGGTGCTGACCGCCCCGTGGATCTGGTGGATGATCGACTCGGACATCCCCTCCGCCCGCTTCCTCACCGAGACTGAGAAGGCCCAGGCCATCGAGCGCCTCCGCGCCAACCAGACCGGCACGGGATCCAACGAATTCAAGTGGAGCCACGTCTGGGAGCTCTTCTACGACGTCAAGTCGTGGCTGTGGCTCGCCATGGCTCTCCTCCTCAACATCGGCGCCTCCGTCACCAACGTCTTCGGTCCAACCCTCATCGCCGGCTTCGGCTTCGACAAGTACAAGACGACTCTTTTGAACATGCCCTTTGGCTTCTTGCAGTTCGCTGTGATCCTTCTCTCGTCGTGGATGGCCCAGGCGTTCCGGATCAAAggcgcggtgctcgcggGCTTCATGGCGCCGGTCCTCATCGGCTGTGGCCTCCTCTACTGGCAGAGCACTGGCGCCCACAAACAGTCGATCTCGCTGGTCGGCTACTACCTTCTGTCTGCTCTGTTCGGCGGCAACCCGCTCATTGTCTCGTGGATGATGGCAAACACGGCCGGACAGACGAAGAAGACGAGCGTGATCAGCCTCTACAACGCCGGCTCTGCCGCCGGAAACATCATCGGCCCGCTCCTCTTCTCCTCGGGCAAGCCGTACTACGTCTCGGGCCTCAAGGCCGTGCTTGGCATCTTCTGCGCCATGCTCGTGTGCATCGGCCTCCAGGTCGCCGCCCTGTTCTTCTACAACAAGGTGCGCCAGAACCAGCGTGTGGCGGCCGGCAAGCCAAAGTACATCAAGGACACGTCGATGGAGAGCAAGTACGTTGCCTTCGGccaggaggacgagcagcacgagggcgacggcccCCGTCTCGGCCAGAACGCCCTTCTCGACATGACCGACTTCAAGAACGACGAGTTTGTGTACCTGTACTAA